The Nocardia sp. BMG51109 nucleotide sequence CCGCGGACGCCGCCCGGTGCGCCGAACTCGAGAAAAAGCTGTTCCCCGAGGACGATCCGTGGCCGGAGGTCGCCTTCCTGTCCGAGCTGGCGGGTGCGCACAACCACTACGTGGTGGTCCGCGACGAATCCGGCCGCGCGATCGGTTACGCCGGTATCGCGCTGCTGGGCGCCCCCGGCGATCCCGAGGCCGAGGTGCATACGATCGGTGTCGACCCGGGCGCGCAGCGCGGCGGTATCGGCACCACCCTGCTGCGGGCGCTGCTGGCGGCGGCCGGAAAGCGCGGCGGCCCCGTCTATCTCGAGGTGCGCACCGACAACGCCCCGGCGATCGCGCTCTACGAGAAGCACGGTTTTCACATCATCGGTCTGCGCAGGAACTACTACCAGCCCAGCGGCGCCGACGCCTACACCATGCGCCGCCGGGCGGCCGACGACCTCCTGCGATCGCAGGGGGAGGCCGAACTGCCGCGGCCGGGCGTCCCGCGCGACTCGGAGGTCCGGTCATGATCGTCATGGGCATCGAAAGTTCGTGCGACGAAACCGGAGTCGGTGTCGTCCGCTGGCACCCCGACGACGCGGCGGAGGACAAGGGTACCTGCGAGCTGCTCGCCGACGAGGTGGCCTCGAGCGTCGAGGAGCACGCCCGGTTCGGCGGCGTGGTGCCCGAGATCGCCTCGCGCGCCCATCTGGAGGCGATCGTGCCGGCGGTGCGGCGGGCCCTGTCGGCCGCCGCGGTATCCCGGCCCGACGCGCTGGCGGTGACCATCGGCCCGGGCCTGGCTGGGGCACTGCTGGTCGGCGTGGCGGCCGCGAAAG carries:
- the rimI gene encoding ribosomal protein S18-alanine N-acetyltransferase, coding for MRPADAARCAELEKKLFPEDDPWPEVAFLSELAGAHNHYVVVRDESGRAIGYAGIALLGAPGDPEAEVHTIGVDPGAQRGGIGTTLLRALLAAAGKRGGPVYLEVRTDNAPAIALYEKHGFHIIGLRRNYYQPSGADAYTMRRRAADDLLRSQGEAELPRPGVPRDSEVRS